A genomic stretch from Streptomyces venezuelae ATCC 10712 includes:
- a CDS encoding peptide MFS transporter, with protein sequence MSQTTIDTDANGEQPPPEDDRAFFGHPRGLLSLSGLEVWERFSFLGMQAILVLYFAAAVSDGGLGMASGTAASVSAAYGTLVYLVSVAGGWLADRILGSYRAVLWGGILIACGHYAMAVPTAAMTWVGLGLISAGTGLLKPNVATMVGKLYRTDDDRRDAGFALYYMAINIGAFAGPLITGWLADHKGYHWGFSAAALGMTLGLIQYVAGRRHLAGRKHSAEFALAPEAMRRAVRLMIAGAVVVAAAATGLALAGWLTMDRFVDVLTVISVIAPVVYFWVMFTSPRVTAEERGRLRPYVVLFLASVVFNFILFQAYSTMILLASTNARTTILGFDFPASWYASALGAFEVALAPVVAAVWARMGHRQPHASNKIAFGVILGGLSFLLMVLPTSGHADDTYKMAAWWIVGSYLLLGLGDVLLETSGMSATSKLAPKAFSSQTMSLWFLSLALANGIQAQTVKLYDDVSKPVYFGVNGAVAVAVGLVVIALAPWLRRTMHPVH encoded by the coding sequence TTGTCCCAAACAACGATCGACACCGACGCGAACGGCGAGCAGCCTCCCCCCGAGGACGACCGCGCCTTCTTCGGGCATCCCCGGGGTCTGCTGAGCCTCTCCGGCCTGGAGGTCTGGGAGCGGTTCTCGTTCCTCGGCATGCAGGCGATCCTCGTCCTCTACTTCGCGGCGGCCGTCTCCGACGGCGGCCTCGGGATGGCGTCGGGCACCGCCGCCTCGGTCTCGGCCGCGTACGGCACCCTCGTCTACCTGGTCTCGGTGGCCGGCGGCTGGCTCGCGGACCGCATCCTCGGCTCGTACCGCGCGGTCCTCTGGGGCGGCATCCTCATCGCCTGCGGCCACTACGCGATGGCGGTGCCGACGGCCGCCATGACGTGGGTGGGCCTCGGCCTGATCAGCGCCGGCACCGGACTGCTCAAGCCGAACGTGGCGACCATGGTCGGCAAGCTGTACCGGACGGACGACGACCGGCGCGACGCCGGTTTCGCGCTCTACTACATGGCGATCAACATCGGCGCCTTCGCCGGCCCGCTGATCACCGGCTGGCTCGCCGACCACAAGGGCTACCACTGGGGCTTCTCCGCCGCCGCGCTCGGCATGACGCTCGGCCTGATCCAGTACGTCGCCGGGCGGCGTCACCTGGCCGGGCGCAAGCACTCCGCCGAGTTCGCGCTGGCCCCCGAGGCCATGCGGCGGGCGGTCCGGCTGATGATCGCCGGCGCGGTCGTCGTGGCGGCCGCCGCCACGGGCCTCGCGCTCGCGGGCTGGCTGACGATGGACCGCTTCGTCGACGTGCTCACCGTGATCTCGGTGATCGCACCGGTCGTCTACTTCTGGGTGATGTTCACCAGCCCCCGGGTCACGGCGGAGGAGCGCGGCCGGCTCAGGCCGTACGTCGTGCTCTTCCTGGCCTCGGTGGTCTTCAACTTCATCCTCTTCCAGGCCTACTCGACGATGATCCTGCTGGCGTCCACCAACGCCCGGACCACCATCCTCGGCTTCGACTTCCCGGCGAGCTGGTACGCCTCCGCCCTCGGCGCCTTCGAGGTGGCCCTGGCGCCCGTGGTGGCCGCCGTCTGGGCCCGGATGGGGCACCGGCAGCCGCACGCCTCCAACAAGATCGCCTTCGGGGTGATCCTCGGCGGTCTGTCGTTCCTCCTGATGGTCCTGCCGACCTCGGGGCACGCCGACGACACGTACAAGATGGCCGCCTGGTGGATCGTCGGCTCGTACCTGCTGCTCGGCCTCGGTGACGTGCTCCTGGAGACCTCCGGGATGTCCGCGACGAGCAAGCTCGCCCCGAAGGCCTTCTCCAGCCAGACCATGTCGCTCTGGTTCCTCTCCCTTGCGCTCGCCAACGGCATCCAGGCGCAGACCGTGAAGCTCTACGACGACGTCTCCAAGCCCGTGTACTTCGGCGTGAACGGCGCCGTGGCCGTGGCCGTCGGCCTCGTCGTGATCGCCCTGGCGCCCTGGCTGCGCCGCACCATGCACCCCGTCCACTGA
- a CDS encoding polyprenyl synthetase family protein — protein sequence MTVVGPFGLSVRDQALEADVQTGLAAVEAGLLDATKSDVPFITEAAQHLVLAGGKRFRPLLVMLAAQFGDPYAPGVVPSAVVVELTHLATLYHDDVMDEADVRRGVDSANTRWGNSIAVLTGDFLFARASHTLADLGPEAVRIQSEAFERLVTGQILETAGPQEGRDPVDHYLDVLGGKTGSLVAVSCRFGAMMAGADESVVDILTQYGERLGVAFQLADDVLDIASDSHESGKTPGTDLREGIPTLPVLHLRAAAAAHGRPEDLELVALVDGDLSDDDRHAEALRLLRAHPALEQARRDTVRYAEEARAMLAPLPDGYAKSALAEMCDAVVHRAG from the coding sequence GTGACCGTCGTCGGGCCGTTCGGTCTTAGCGTGCGGGACCAGGCTCTTGAGGCCGATGTCCAGACCGGTTTGGCGGCCGTGGAGGCGGGCCTCCTGGACGCCACCAAGAGCGATGTCCCCTTCATCACGGAGGCCGCGCAGCACCTCGTCCTCGCCGGCGGGAAGCGTTTCCGCCCCCTGCTCGTGATGCTCGCCGCCCAGTTCGGCGACCCGTACGCACCCGGCGTCGTGCCCTCCGCCGTCGTCGTCGAGCTCACCCACCTGGCCACGCTCTACCACGACGACGTCATGGACGAGGCCGACGTCCGCCGCGGCGTCGACAGCGCCAACACCCGCTGGGGCAACTCGATCGCCGTCCTCACGGGTGACTTCCTCTTCGCCCGCGCCTCGCACACGCTCGCGGACCTCGGCCCCGAGGCCGTGCGCATCCAGTCCGAGGCGTTCGAACGGCTCGTCACCGGCCAGATCCTGGAGACCGCCGGCCCGCAGGAGGGCCGCGACCCGGTCGACCACTACCTCGACGTCCTCGGCGGCAAGACCGGCTCCCTCGTGGCCGTCTCCTGCCGCTTCGGCGCCATGATGGCCGGCGCCGACGAGAGCGTCGTCGACATCCTCACCCAGTACGGCGAGCGGCTCGGCGTCGCCTTCCAGCTCGCCGACGACGTCCTCGACATCGCCTCCGACTCCCACGAGTCAGGCAAGACCCCCGGCACCGACCTCCGCGAGGGCATCCCCACCCTCCCCGTCCTCCATCTGCGGGCAGCCGCCGCCGCCCACGGGCGCCCCGAGGACCTGGAGCTCGTCGCCCTCGTCGACGGCGACCTCAGCGACGACGACCGGCACGCCGAGGCCCTTCGCCTGCTGCGCGCCCACCCGGCCCTCGAACAGGCCCGGCGGGACACCGTGCGGTACGCCGAGGAGGCCCGGGCCATGCTGGCGCCGCTGCCCGACGGGTACGCGAAGTCGGCCCTGGCGGAGATGTGCGACGCGGTGGTCCACCGGGCGGGCTGA
- a CDS encoding LolA family protein has translation MAETRKAGRYIVPVAVAGVAAATIGLVPALAASGDPDLPEITAQQLIEKIAASDTQTLSGTFRISTDLGLPLEGLASGLTSGLGGGAGGSGGSGTADPSQKLTELISGSHTLRVAADGPERQKLTLLDGSDEYSLIHNGDDVWAYDSKSKEVFHEKAPADAGPKDAPKAELPGTPKQLADEVLKAAGDTTSITVDGTAKVAGRDAYQLVIKPKQAGSTVESVKIAVDAANGTPLKFTLASVEGGKPVVDAGFTKVDFSKPAASDFTFKAPEGAKVTEGGAEKAAGEKDGPFDGPLPEGLEEAFGGFGPGAGAGKGDVNVIGEGWTAIAKIDTGAPAPKTDEAPKEIQGLLGSFGDKVTGKFGSGTVFKTKIVNALLTDDGKVYVGAVTKDALVNAANAGK, from the coding sequence ATGGCAGAGACCCGTAAGGCCGGCCGGTACATCGTCCCGGTCGCGGTGGCCGGAGTGGCCGCGGCGACCATCGGCCTCGTCCCGGCACTGGCGGCGTCGGGCGACCCCGACCTGCCGGAGATCACCGCCCAGCAGCTCATCGAGAAGATCGCCGCCTCGGACACCCAGACCCTGTCCGGCACCTTCAGGATCTCCACCGACCTGGGCCTGCCCCTCGAAGGCCTCGCCTCCGGCCTGACCTCCGGCCTCGGCGGCGGCGCCGGCGGCTCCGGCGGCTCCGGTACGGCGGACCCCTCGCAGAAGCTCACCGAGCTCATCTCCGGCAGCCACACCCTCCGCGTGGCGGCCGACGGCCCCGAGCGCCAGAAGCTGACGCTGCTCGACGGCTCCGACGAGTACAGCCTGATCCACAACGGCGACGACGTCTGGGCGTACGACAGCAAGTCCAAGGAGGTCTTCCACGAGAAGGCCCCGGCGGACGCGGGCCCCAAGGACGCCCCGAAGGCGGAGCTCCCGGGCACGCCCAAGCAGCTCGCGGACGAGGTCCTGAAGGCCGCCGGTGACACCACGTCGATCACCGTCGACGGTACGGCGAAGGTGGCCGGCCGGGACGCGTACCAGCTGGTGATCAAGCCGAAGCAGGCCGGTTCCACGGTCGAGTCGGTGAAGATCGCGGTGGACGCGGCCAACGGCACCCCGCTGAAGTTCACCCTGGCCTCGGTCGAGGGCGGCAAGCCCGTCGTCGACGCGGGCTTCACCAAGGTCGACTTCTCGAAGCCGGCGGCCTCCGACTTCACCTTCAAGGCGCCCGAGGGCGCGAAGGTGACCGAGGGCGGGGCGGAGAAGGCGGCCGGCGAGAAGGACGGCCCCTTCGACGGGCCGCTGCCGGAGGGCCTTGAGGAGGCGTTCGGCGGCTTCGGTCCCGGCGCGGGCGCCGGCAAGGGCGACGTGAACGTCATCGGCGAGGGCTGGACGGCGATCGCGAAGATCGACACCGGGGCGCCGGCGCCCAAGACCGACGAAGCGCCGAAGGAGATCCAGGGGCTCCTGGGCTCCTTCGGCGACAAGGTCACCGGGAAGTTCGGCTCGGGCACCGTCTTCAAGACGAAGATCGTGAACGCGCTCCTCACCGACGACGGCAAGGTCTACGTCGGAGCGGTCACGAAGGACGCGCTGGTGAACGCGGCGAACGCCGGCAAGTAG
- a CDS encoding M28 family metallopeptidase, which yields MNISVPRRVTAVAALAALALAGLTGTGATAAPAAAAAAPDIPLANVKQHLADLQSIATANGGNRAHGRTGYKASIDFVKAKLDAAGYTTTVQQFTSSGATGYNLIADWPGGDPNQVLMAGSHLDSVSSGPGINDNGSGSAAVLETALAVARSGYQPTKHLRFGWWGAEELGLVGSKYYVSQLPTTERAKLSGYLNFDMIGSPNPGYFVYDDDPTIETTFKNYFAGLGVPTEIETEGDGRSDHASFKNVGVPVGGLFTGASRVKSSAQVQKWGGTATAFDRCYHSSCDTTSNINDTALDRNSDAIAHAIWTLSAGTTTPPGTVFENTADVSIPDNGAAVTSTVNVTGIAGNAPSALKVDVNIVHTYRGDLVVDLVAPDGTAYSLSNRSGGSADNIVQTFTVNASSEVANGAWKLRVQDKASADTGYINSFKLTFP from the coding sequence ATGAACATCTCCGTGCCCAGACGCGTCACCGCGGTCGCCGCCCTCGCGGCGCTCGCCCTCGCCGGACTCACCGGCACCGGCGCGACGGCCGCCCCGGCCGCTGCCGCCGCCGCGCCCGACATCCCGCTGGCCAACGTCAAGCAGCACTTGGCGGACCTCCAGTCGATCGCCACCGCCAACGGCGGCAACCGCGCCCACGGCCGTACCGGCTACAAGGCGTCGATCGACTTCGTGAAGGCCAAGCTGGACGCCGCCGGCTACACCACCACCGTGCAGCAGTTCACCTCCAGCGGCGCCACCGGCTACAACCTGATAGCCGACTGGCCCGGCGGCGACCCGAACCAGGTCCTGATGGCCGGCTCGCACCTCGACTCGGTGTCCTCGGGCCCCGGCATCAACGACAACGGCTCGGGCTCCGCCGCCGTCCTGGAGACCGCGCTCGCCGTCGCCCGCTCCGGCTACCAGCCCACCAAGCACCTGCGCTTCGGCTGGTGGGGCGCGGAGGAGCTCGGTCTCGTCGGCTCGAAGTACTACGTGTCCCAGCTGCCCACCACCGAGCGCGCCAAGCTCTCCGGCTACCTCAACTTCGACATGATCGGCTCGCCGAACCCGGGCTACTTCGTCTACGACGACGACCCGACGATCGAGACGACCTTCAAGAACTACTTCGCCGGTCTCGGCGTCCCGACGGAGATCGAGACGGAGGGCGACGGCCGCTCCGACCACGCCTCCTTCAAGAACGTCGGCGTCCCCGTCGGTGGCCTCTTCACGGGTGCCAGCCGGGTCAAGTCCAGTGCCCAGGTGCAGAAGTGGGGCGGTACGGCCACGGCCTTCGACCGCTGCTACCACTCGTCCTGCGACACGACGTCGAACATCAACGACACCGCTCTCGACCGCAACAGCGACGCGATCGCGCACGCGATCTGGACGCTGTCCGCCGGTACGACCACGCCGCCCGGCACGGTCTTCGAGAACACGGCCGACGTCTCGATCCCGGACAACGGCGCCGCGGTGACCTCGACGGTCAACGTCACCGGCATCGCGGGCAACGCGCCCTCCGCCCTCAAGGTGGACGTGAACATCGTCCACACCTACCGCGGTGACCTCGTCGTCGACCTCGTCGCCCCGGACGGCACGGCCTACAGCCTGTCCAACCGGTCCGGCGGCAGCGCCGACAACATCGTCCAGACCTTCACCGTGAACGCCTCCTCCGAGGTCGCCAACGGCGCCTGGAAGCTCCGCGTCCAGGACAAGGCCTCGGCCGACACCGGCTACATCAACAGCTTCAAGCTGACCTTCCCGTAA
- a CDS encoding GNAT family N-acetyltransferase: MTRMPTSNTPKAAIVDDAPMVSRTLARAFVDDPMMSWFFPDEASREAGLGRYFITLFTRQYGLHGVCERTDAAAAFWVAPEGQEKAVPDAATVRELQEILGDRAELFRAAVEAAAEHTPPEPHWYLAVIGADPAARGQGHGSALLRSGLAKADAAGMPVYLESSKPDNLPVYEHFGFVVLGEASLPGGGPTLWAMRRAPQEPSGA; this comes from the coding sequence ATGACCCGTATGCCTACCTCGAACACCCCGAAAGCGGCCATAGTCGACGACGCCCCGATGGTCAGCAGGACCCTGGCCCGGGCCTTCGTCGACGACCCGATGATGAGCTGGTTCTTCCCCGACGAGGCCTCGCGCGAGGCCGGGCTCGGCCGGTACTTCATCACCCTGTTCACCCGGCAGTACGGGCTCCACGGCGTCTGTGAGCGCACCGACGCCGCCGCCGCGTTCTGGGTCGCGCCGGAAGGCCAGGAGAAGGCCGTGCCCGACGCCGCGACCGTGCGGGAGCTCCAGGAGATCCTCGGCGACCGCGCCGAGCTCTTCCGCGCCGCCGTCGAGGCGGCCGCCGAGCACACGCCGCCGGAGCCCCACTGGTACCTGGCCGTCATCGGCGCCGACCCGGCCGCCCGGGGGCAGGGGCACGGGTCCGCGCTGCTGCGGTCGGGCCTGGCGAAGGCCGACGCGGCGGGCATGCCCGTCTACCTGGAGTCCTCCAAGCCGGACAACCTCCCCGTGTACGAGCACTTCGGCTTCGTCGTGCTCGGCGAGGCGAGCCTGCCGGGCGGCGGCCCCACCCTGTGGGCGATGCGCCGCGCGCCCCAGGAACCGTCGGGCGCCTGA
- a CDS encoding NADPH-dependent F420 reductase — MKIAVLGTGEVGRRLATKLVSLGHEVTMGSRTADNPEAAKWAEEHGGGAAGGSGGEAKGGTGAGSAPGSAPGTASGSAAHGTFADAATPAELVVNATGGLVSLAVLESVGSDGLRGKVLVDVSNGLDFSEGFPPKVVTPDGGSVAEQLQRAFPEARVVKTLNTMTNTVMVEPGRVPGHHNVFLSGDDEDAKAVVAELLGSFGWASDRIIDLGDLSSARATEQLLPLWLRLYGKFGTGDFNFAVVTAPGV, encoded by the coding sequence ATGAAGATCGCGGTACTCGGGACCGGTGAGGTCGGCCGCCGGCTGGCCACGAAGCTCGTCTCGCTCGGGCACGAGGTGACGATGGGCTCTCGCACGGCTGACAACCCCGAGGCCGCGAAGTGGGCCGAGGAACACGGGGGCGGGGCCGCCGGCGGGTCCGGCGGCGAGGCCAAGGGCGGGACCGGCGCCGGGTCCGCCCCCGGGTCCGCCCCCGGGACCGCCTCCGGGTCCGCCGCGCACGGCACCTTCGCCGACGCCGCCACCCCCGCCGAGCTCGTCGTGAACGCCACCGGCGGTCTCGTCTCGCTCGCCGTCCTGGAGTCCGTCGGCTCGGACGGGCTGCGCGGCAAGGTCCTCGTCGACGTGTCCAACGGGCTCGACTTCTCCGAGGGCTTCCCGCCCAAGGTCGTCACCCCCGACGGCGGCAGCGTCGCCGAGCAGCTCCAGAGGGCCTTCCCGGAGGCACGGGTGGTCAAGACGCTCAACACCATGACCAACACGGTCATGGTCGAGCCCGGCCGCGTCCCGGGCCACCACAACGTCTTCCTCAGCGGCGACGACGAGGACGCCAAGGCCGTGGTCGCGGAGCTGCTCGGTTCCTTCGGCTGGGCGTCCGACCGGATCATCGACCTCGGTGACCTGTCGAGCGCCCGGGCCACCGAGCAGCTCCTGCCGCTGTGGCTGCGGCTCTACGGCAAGTTCGGCACCGGAGACTTCAACTTCGCGGTCGTCACGGCCCCGGGCGTCTGA
- a CDS encoding DUF4291 domain-containing protein, protein MEETRTADDEPKYRIRALHTDRTVTVYQAYRPEIGLAAAREGRFPAIWKRDRMTWIKPSFLWMMYRSGWGTKEGQETVLAVEITREGFEWALRNACLSHHVRGFHPDQATWKARLRTAPARVQWDPERDQRLRALPYRSLQLGLSGEASRRYADEWTVSVTDVTPLAHRVRDLVRAGDLEAAGRLLPREEPYPESAGLLEHLRVPQAPEAP, encoded by the coding sequence ATGGAAGAGACGAGGACGGCCGACGACGAGCCGAAGTACCGGATCCGCGCGCTCCACACCGACCGCACGGTCACGGTCTACCAGGCGTACCGGCCCGAGATCGGTCTGGCGGCGGCCAGGGAGGGCCGCTTTCCGGCCATCTGGAAGCGGGACCGGATGACGTGGATCAAGCCGTCGTTCCTGTGGATGATGTACCGCTCGGGCTGGGGCACGAAGGAGGGCCAGGAGACCGTCCTCGCCGTGGAGATCACCCGCGAGGGCTTCGAGTGGGCCCTGCGGAACGCCTGCCTCTCCCACCACGTACGCGGATTCCACCCCGACCAGGCCACCTGGAAGGCCCGGTTGCGGACGGCGCCGGCCCGGGTCCAGTGGGACCCGGAGCGCGATCAGCGGCTCAGGGCGCTCCCGTACCGCTCACTCCAGCTGGGACTCTCGGGCGAGGCGTCCCGCCGGTACGCCGACGAGTGGACGGTGTCCGTCACCGACGTGACCCCGCTCGCCCACCGGGTCCGCGACCTCGTCCGGGCGGGCGACCTGGAGGCCGCCGGCCGGCTGCTGCCCCGAGAGGAGCCGTACCCGGAGTCGGCGGGCCTCCTGGAGCATCTGCGGGTACCGCAGGCACCGGAGGCGCCGTGA
- a CDS encoding winged helix-turn-helix transcriptional regulator — protein sequence MEEGTSKSPSHCAGTYGDAGDPDPFQWDTREDCEVRQILDRVADKWSLLVIALLDRRVLRFTELKREIDGVSQRMLTVTLRQLERDGLVKRTVHPVVPPRVEYELTPLGGTLHTTIRSLVTWTEQHQNEIAAAREEYDAKAAAEV from the coding sequence ATGGAAGAAGGCACTTCGAAGTCACCGAGTCACTGCGCGGGAACCTACGGGGACGCCGGGGACCCCGATCCCTTCCAGTGGGACACCCGCGAGGACTGCGAGGTCCGGCAGATCCTCGACCGGGTCGCCGACAAGTGGTCCCTCCTCGTCATCGCGCTCCTCGACCGCCGGGTCCTGCGCTTCACGGAACTCAAGCGCGAGATCGACGGCGTCAGCCAGCGGATGCTGACCGTGACGCTGCGCCAGCTGGAGCGGGACGGCCTGGTAAAGCGCACCGTCCACCCGGTGGTCCCGCCCCGCGTCGAGTACGAACTGACGCCGCTGGGCGGCACGTTGCACACCACGATCCGCTCCCTGGTCACCTGGACGGAGCAGCACCAGAACGAGATCGCGGCGGCCCGGGAGGAGTACGACGCGAAGGCGGCGGCGGAGGTGTGA
- a CDS encoding MFS transporter, whose translation MSLRAWSLLLVLCGTIFLEGIDVAMLAVAVPTVRADLGLTTGTAAWVMSAYVLGYAGFTLLGGRAADLLGRRRMFLGWLTVFLVFSGLGGLADEGWTLILARFVTGVAAAFMTPAALSIITTSYAEGPQRNQALLVFAGTAAGGFSLGLVIGGLLTQLGWRWVFFAPVLLAAAILLAALRLVPAEPRPARVKGGFDLGGALTAAGAMLLLAYGIVRLEHGLDGWPVTVAAVAAGLLLTGLFVAVERRAATPLVRLGILREASLVRADLGALLFVGSFFGFQFMATLYLQELRGWSSLQTALALLVMGVDAVLAPTLTPRLVARFGNARVILGGFVLAVGSYALFLPVGPDWSYAAMFPTLLLTGLAFALAYGPLTIAGTEGVAEEEQGLASGLLTTATQFGSAVGIAAVTAVYGIAGGGLGGFRAALVVPLVMVALGAVVTATGVRGRAGASGGAAGASGEAAGGAEEGPAGRSGPATKVTV comes from the coding sequence GTGTCCCTCCGCGCCTGGAGCCTGCTCCTCGTCCTCTGCGGGACGATCTTCCTCGAAGGCATCGACGTCGCCATGCTCGCCGTCGCCGTCCCCACCGTCCGCGCCGACCTCGGCCTCACCACCGGTACCGCCGCCTGGGTCATGTCCGCCTACGTCCTCGGCTACGCCGGCTTCACGCTCCTCGGCGGCCGCGCCGCCGACCTCCTCGGGCGCCGCCGGATGTTCCTCGGCTGGCTCACCGTCTTCCTGGTCTTCTCCGGCCTCGGCGGCCTCGCCGACGAGGGCTGGACCCTGATCCTGGCCCGCTTCGTGACCGGCGTCGCCGCCGCCTTCATGACCCCGGCCGCCCTGTCGATCATCACCACCTCCTACGCGGAGGGCCCGCAGCGCAACCAGGCGCTGCTGGTCTTCGCCGGGACCGCCGCCGGCGGCTTCTCGCTCGGGCTCGTCATCGGCGGCCTGCTCACCCAGCTCGGCTGGCGCTGGGTCTTCTTCGCCCCCGTGCTGCTGGCGGCAGCGATCCTGCTCGCCGCGCTCCGGCTGGTCCCCGCGGAGCCGCGCCCGGCCCGGGTGAAGGGCGGTTTCGACCTGGGCGGGGCGCTCACCGCCGCCGGGGCGATGCTGCTCCTCGCGTACGGCATCGTGCGCCTTGAGCACGGTCTCGACGGGTGGCCGGTCACCGTGGCCGCCGTCGCCGCCGGACTCCTCCTCACCGGCCTGTTCGTCGCCGTCGAACGCCGGGCCGCCACCCCGCTCGTCCGCCTCGGCATCCTCCGCGAGGCCTCGCTCGTCCGTGCCGACCTGGGCGCCCTGCTGTTCGTCGGCTCCTTCTTCGGTTTCCAGTTCATGGCCACGCTCTACCTCCAGGAGCTGCGCGGCTGGTCGTCCCTCCAGACGGCGCTCGCGCTGCTGGTGATGGGCGTCGACGCGGTGCTCGCGCCGACGCTGACCCCGCGCCTGGTGGCCCGGTTCGGCAACGCCAGGGTGATCCTCGGCGGCTTCGTCCTCGCCGTCGGCTCGTACGCGCTGTTCCTGCCCGTCGGCCCGGACTGGTCGTACGCGGCGATGTTCCCGACCCTGCTCCTGACCGGGCTCGCGTTCGCCTTGGCGTACGGGCCGCTCACCATCGCCGGTACGGAGGGGGTCGCGGAGGAGGAGCAGGGTCTGGCGAGCGGGCTGCTCACCACGGCGACCCAGTTCGGCTCGGCGGTCGGCATCGCGGCGGTGACGGCGGTGTACGGGATCGCCGGCGGCGGCCTCGGCGGTTTCCGGGCGGCGCTCGTCGTCCCGCTGGTGATGGTCGCGCTCGGCGCGGTGGTCACGGCGACGGGGGTACGCGGCCGGGCGGGCGCCTCCGGAGGGGCGGCGGGTGCATCCGGAGAGGCGGCGGGCGGCGCGGAGGAGGGCCCGGCGGGGCGCTCCGGTCCTGCGACCAAGGTCACGGTCTGA
- a CDS encoding DUF6401 family natural product biosynthesis protein, with the protein MNDSPPGCPLIDVVATYLPRLAESASEPGLAAAVDQHAAAVREALIPAQRGGARRTLRREELADYVLGFTDWLSRVEWTEPVGHDFATLRLTAVCRLVREHDLLDG; encoded by the coding sequence ATGAACGATTCGCCGCCCGGCTGCCCGCTGATCGACGTCGTCGCCACGTACCTGCCCCGGCTCGCGGAGAGTGCCTCCGAGCCGGGGCTCGCGGCCGCCGTCGACCAGCATGCCGCCGCCGTGCGCGAGGCGCTGATCCCCGCTCAGCGGGGTGGGGCGCGCCGGACCCTGCGGCGTGAGGAGCTCGCCGACTACGTCCTAGGGTTCACCGACTGGCTGTCCCGGGTGGAGTGGACGGAGCCGGTCGGCCACGACTTCGCGACCCTGCGGCTGACGGCGGTCTGCCGGCTGGTGCGGGAGCACGACCTGCTGGACGGGTGA
- the rarD gene encoding EamA family transporter RarD yields MKTENEERAGLLYGIGAYGMWGLVPLFWPLLKPAGSVEILAHRMVWSLVFVGIALLAVRRWGWVRELVRSPRKLGMITVAAAVITVNWGLYIWSVNTGHVVEASLGYFINPLVTIALGVLVLQERLRPAQWAAVGIGFAAVLVLAIGYGQPPWISLTLAFSFALYGLVKKKVNIGGLESLAAETAVQFLPALAYLVWLGGQGTLAFGSYGAGHTALLTATGIVTAVPLVCFGAAAIRVPLSTLGLLQYLAPTFQFLLGVLYFHEEMPPERWAGFSLVWLALTILTWDALRTARRSRAAMETAKAAAEAAEPAGPAEDEGATGPAGAAAPARQAL; encoded by the coding sequence GTGAAGACGGAGAACGAGGAACGAGCGGGATTGCTCTACGGGATCGGCGCCTACGGCATGTGGGGACTGGTCCCGCTCTTCTGGCCGCTCCTCAAGCCGGCCGGATCGGTCGAGATCCTCGCCCACCGGATGGTCTGGTCCCTGGTCTTCGTCGGCATCGCGCTGCTCGCGGTGCGCCGCTGGGGCTGGGTGCGCGAGCTCGTCCGCAGCCCGCGCAAGCTCGGCATGATCACCGTCGCCGCCGCCGTCATCACGGTCAACTGGGGCCTCTACATCTGGTCCGTCAACACGGGCCACGTCGTCGAGGCCTCGCTCGGCTACTTCATCAACCCGCTCGTCACCATCGCCCTCGGCGTCCTCGTCCTCCAGGAACGGCTGCGCCCCGCGCAGTGGGCGGCCGTGGGCATCGGCTTCGCCGCCGTCCTGGTCCTCGCGATCGGATACGGACAGCCGCCCTGGATCTCCCTCACCCTCGCCTTCTCCTTCGCCCTCTACGGCCTGGTGAAGAAGAAGGTCAACATCGGCGGCCTGGAGTCGCTCGCCGCCGAGACCGCCGTCCAGTTCCTGCCCGCCCTCGCCTACCTCGTCTGGCTCGGCGGCCAGGGCACCCTCGCCTTCGGCTCCTACGGCGCCGGCCACACGGCCCTGCTCACCGCCACCGGCATCGTCACGGCCGTCCCGCTCGTCTGCTTCGGCGCGGCGGCGATCCGCGTCCCCCTGTCGACCCTCGGCCTGCTCCAGTACCTGGCGCCGACCTTCCAGTTCCTGCTCGGCGTCCTCTACTTCCACGAGGAGATGCCGCCGGAGCGCTGGGCGGGCTTCTCCCTCGTCTGGCTCGCCCTGACGATCCTCACCTGGGACGCCCTGCGCACGGCTCGCCGCAGCCGCGCGGCGATGGAGACGGCGAAGGCGGCGGCCGAGGCGGCGGAACCGGCGGGGCCCGCCGAGGACGAGGGAGCCACGGGACCGGCCGGGGCGGCCGCGCCCGCCCGGCAGGCGCTCTGA